The following coding sequences lie in one Flavobacterium sediminis genomic window:
- a CDS encoding response regulator: MKKTIKKVMIIDDNEFDCYITSALIESINPDIEIMEFNSSKLALEYLMENLEKVDKLPDILFIDIYMPVMDGFEFIQKYNQIPIVLRQKVKLCVTSTTIDDFHVKKMKSDVKVLFASKPISREFLEPLLAK, from the coding sequence ATGAAGAAAACAATAAAAAAAGTCATGATTATTGATGATAACGAGTTCGATTGTTACATCACATCTGCGTTAATCGAAAGCATTAATCCGGATATAGAGATAATGGAATTCAATTCTTCAAAATTAGCTTTAGAATATCTGATGGAAAATTTAGAGAAAGTAGATAAACTCCCTGATATTCTGTTTATAGATATCTATATGCCAGTGATGGATGGTTTCGAGTTTATTCAAAAATACAATCAGATACCGATCGTCCTGCGTCAGAAAGTAAAACTTTGCGTGACTTCAACTACAATAGATGATTTTCATGTTAAGAAGATGAAAAGTGATGTCAAGGTATTATTTGCCAGTAAGCCGATCAGTAGAGAATTCTTAGAACCATTATTAGCAAAATAA
- a CDS encoding sensor histidine kinase: MRKKNIVIAVFSVLLVIVNQFLIEYFLYNKKEDANLINLVGKQRMIGQKIALEFYSLQQKNKEKNISDIEESVQDWEHRQNQLKRFNTDMSKLLLSKDEVQFLLDDFPKLDREIAFVKKQLIEYKDGRKIDLEDIVANQDIYLGEMEKAIRIYTDHVDRKLWVVIFLVIFSNMIILLVGGYVLLSLKAALEEHKSKEIELEKANLTLKEKNKELEQFNHIASHDLKEPLRGISNFIQIIDEDHKDSLNDEVKSYLQNIEKASKRMEGLITSLLVYSRIGRNRELVLCDLDIVVKRILGDLEDLKIQENMSIEFDRLPLIAGYSLELKRLFQSLISNAIKFRRNDEKLKIEIRCKEIEGYYEFSVIDNGIGIEKRNFDKVFYIFQKLHNNKEYEGYGIGLTNCKKIVELHGGKIWIESVLGQGSIFKFTLKR, translated from the coding sequence ATGAGAAAAAAGAATATTGTAATTGCAGTATTTTCTGTTTTACTCGTCATTGTAAATCAGTTTCTTATTGAATATTTTCTATACAATAAAAAGGAGGATGCTAATTTGATCAATCTGGTAGGAAAGCAAAGAATGATCGGTCAAAAAATAGCTTTAGAATTCTACAGTCTACAGCAAAAAAATAAGGAAAAGAATATTTCAGATATAGAAGAATCAGTTCAAGATTGGGAACATAGACAAAACCAACTGAAAAGATTCAATACAGATATGTCGAAATTACTTTTGTCAAAAGATGAAGTGCAATTTTTGTTAGATGATTTTCCGAAATTAGATCGTGAAATAGCGTTTGTCAAAAAGCAACTTATCGAATATAAAGACGGGCGAAAAATTGATTTAGAAGATATTGTAGCAAACCAGGATATTTATCTTGGTGAGATGGAAAAAGCAATAAGAATTTACACAGACCATGTAGATCGAAAATTATGGGTCGTTATTTTTTTAGTGATCTTTTCAAATATGATTATACTTCTGGTAGGGGGGTATGTGCTTTTATCGTTAAAAGCTGCCTTAGAAGAACATAAGAGCAAAGAAATAGAACTGGAGAAAGCAAACCTTACTTTAAAAGAAAAAAATAAAGAACTGGAACAGTTCAATCATATTGCGTCTCATGACCTGAAAGAACCTTTGAGAGGAATATCAAACTTCATCCAGATTATAGATGAAGATCATAAAGACAGTTTAAACGACGAAGTAAAAAGCTATCTGCAAAATATTGAGAAAGCTTCTAAAAGAATGGAAGGGTTGATAACCAGTTTGCTGGTTTATTCCAGAATAGGAAGGAACAGAGAATTGGTACTTTGTGATCTGGATATAGTGGTAAAGAGAATATTAGGCGATTTAGAAGACCTGAAGATACAGGAAAATATGAGCATAGAGTTTGATAGATTGCCCCTAATTGCCGGATATTCGTTAGAATTGAAGAGGCTCTTTCAAAGTTTGATCAGTAATGCTATTAAGTTCAGAAGAAATGACGAAAAACTTAAAATAGAGATCAGATGTAAAGAAATAGAAGGATATTATGAGTTTTCAGTAATAGACAATGGAATAGGAATTGAAAAACGAAATTTTGATAAAGTATTTTATATTTTTCAAAAACTGCACAACAATAAAGAGTATGAAGGCTATGGTATAGGGCTTACAAACTGTAAAAAGATTGTTGAGCTACATGGAGGGAAAATATGGATTGAATCCGTTTTAGGGCAGGGAAGCATTTTTAAGTTTACATTGAAAAGGTAA
- a CDS encoding LytR/AlgR family response regulator transcription factor: MNYLKAVLIENDKKTIQFFNEIIENYSAIVTVVSVNSTLKEALNLIVQERPDCIIMNCNKQNYEAIEQLKKMQIVIPKFIFMSGEPSDACVAFKYNAIDFLLKPLELNLLIIAFYRVMRYREMELAYQNSKVIQVNTTEEENKMEDVIAISSSDKINLVKIIDIIFLKAEGAYTIIQLKDGTKIFSSKNLGEYKQTLPQKSFFRIHHSYVINVKELYKIIKKDGTYCEFINGIVLPVAKRRQDEFFKFMRL, translated from the coding sequence ATGAATTATTTGAAAGCAGTTTTAATTGAAAATGATAAGAAAACTATACAGTTTTTCAATGAAATCATTGAAAACTATAGTGCTATTGTAACTGTGGTGTCTGTAAATAGTACTTTGAAAGAGGCTTTGAATCTGATAGTACAAGAACGCCCGGATTGTATCATTATGAATTGCAATAAACAAAACTATGAGGCAATAGAACAATTAAAAAAGATGCAGATCGTGATTCCGAAATTTATTTTTATGTCTGGGGAACCTTCTGATGCCTGTGTAGCGTTTAAATATAATGCCATAGATTTTTTATTAAAACCTTTAGAGTTAAATTTACTCATTATAGCATTTTATAGAGTTATGAGATATCGAGAAATGGAATTGGCTTATCAAAACAGTAAAGTGATTCAGGTGAATACTACTGAAGAAGAAAATAAAATGGAGGATGTTATCGCTATTTCCTCGTCAGATAAAATAAATCTTGTTAAGATAATTGATATAATCTTTCTCAAAGCAGAAGGCGCTTATACAATAATACAGCTAAAAGACGGAACCAAGATATTTTCCAGTAAAAATCTTGGCGAATACAAACAAACGTTGCCCCAGAAGTCTTTTTTCAGAATACACCATTCTTATGTGATTAATGTAAAAGAATTATATAAGATCATTAAAAAAGACGGTACGTATTGTGAATTTATAAATGGGATCGTTTTACCTGTTGCCAAGAGGAGACAGGATGAGTTTTTTAAATTTATGAGATTGTGA
- a CDS encoding PorP/SprF family type IX secretion system membrane protein, protein MKKKLQLLILLFSTTILFAQQDPQYTNYMFNPMLFNPAYAGSRGVFSVFGLHRSQWAGLDGAPITNCVSVNSPVGLKGVGMGLIINNDKLGPSVENNISANFSYSIYFSNLSTLSFGLKASLDVLNVDYSKLSFYDPSDPRYQYNINNQVSPNFGAGLYWYSYNYYLGFSIPNFLETKHYNDEIVSTKTDHLHYYFVGGYIFTVTSTIEYKPAFLTKVIQGGKVQVDLTSNFRFYEKFEIGASYRISGAVSGVASFQLTPGLLIGYSYDAETSRLANYNSGTHEFFLRLELPEKGKIIESPRFF, encoded by the coding sequence ATGAAAAAGAAATTACAATTACTTATTTTATTGTTTTCCACTACTATACTATTTGCACAACAAGACCCACAATACACCAATTACATGTTTAACCCGATGTTGTTCAACCCTGCTTATGCCGGTTCGAGAGGTGTTTTCAGTGTTTTTGGATTACATCGGTCACAATGGGCCGGGCTCGACGGTGCGCCGATAACAAATTGTGTATCCGTGAATAGCCCGGTAGGATTAAAAGGAGTAGGTATGGGATTAATAATAAATAATGACAAACTGGGACCATCCGTTGAAAACAACATTTCGGCTAATTTTTCCTATAGCATTTATTTTTCTAACCTTTCCACTTTGTCTTTTGGTCTGAAAGCCTCTTTGGATGTTTTAAATGTAGATTATTCAAAATTATCCTTTTATGATCCATCTGATCCGCGATATCAATATAATATAAACAATCAGGTGTCGCCTAATTTCGGTGCCGGATTGTATTGGTACTCGTACAATTACTATCTGGGATTCTCCATACCGAATTTTTTAGAGACCAAACATTACAATGATGAAATAGTAAGTACCAAGACAGATCATCTGCATTATTATTTTGTCGGAGGATATATTTTTACAGTAACTTCTACTATTGAATACAAACCTGCTTTTTTAACAAAAGTAATTCAAGGAGGTAAAGTACAGGTCGATCTGACCTCTAATTTCAGATTTTATGAAAAATTCGAAATCGGAGCGTCTTACAGGATAAGCGGAGCCGTTAGCGGAGTTGCTTCTTTTCAGTTAACACCGGGTTTGCTAATAGGGTATTCCTATGATGCGGAAACTTCGCGGCTTGCAAACTATAATTCAGGAACACATGAATTCTTCTTACGCTTAGAATTACCTGAGAAAGGAAAAATTATAGAATCCCCGAGATTTTTTTAG
- a CDS encoding OmpA family protein: MKRVLFHILLFESFLSMAQTNFQTELEKQYAKKNYMEVIQLYEKTIARGYRSAKMIQLLADSYYYNSFYEQAAEWYEKLLTNEPEGSLNEMVYFRYYQVLKTLKQYDKAKEYFSLYLRASKKYNLKIVEQDTVKLLPFSVTLIENLPLNTATSEYGLIEDKNTMIFTSNRENKQHRNKHQWTKLPYLSLYSGSTEKQYKSAMVKGIEKLDYNVSSPVFSKDGRTVYFTVNDLTGKDHKNEKYGLKIVKATIDEKGNWEDIVFLPFNSNQYNCAHPALSTDEKILYFSSDMPGGYGQSDIYAVEINKGQFGTPINLGNIINTSGRETFPAIEDNSGLYFASDGRMTFGGLDIFKAKLWNGIEVLDVLCLPEPINSSWDDFAYYRNPNADYGYVSSNREGGKGLDDIYKFNLKAQTGIAATLLNKISSDPLVNATVALYNENFELIEKTLSDEKGIFRFKKLNLTDIYILRVEKDKYFTEELVYNFEQGLPSEIFLEPKDLIIEQGEDVGKKLQINDIYFDLDQYNITKEAEEKLGLLLVVMEQFPDIYIDIQSHTDSRAGDEYNMQLSERRAQATKSWLVVNGVSGDRLRAKGFGETRLLNRCSNGVNCSESEHKVNRRSEFIVR; the protein is encoded by the coding sequence ATGAAAAGAGTATTGTTCCACATATTGTTATTTGAATCTTTTTTGTCAATGGCTCAGACTAATTTTCAAACTGAGCTTGAAAAACAGTATGCCAAAAAAAACTATATGGAAGTGATTCAGCTTTATGAGAAGACAATCGCCAGAGGATACCGTTCAGCTAAAATGATTCAGTTGTTAGCAGATTCCTATTACTATAATTCATTTTATGAACAAGCAGCCGAATGGTATGAGAAACTATTGACTAATGAACCGGAAGGCTCACTGAATGAAATGGTTTATTTCAGATATTATCAAGTATTGAAAACACTTAAACAATACGATAAAGCTAAAGAATATTTCAGTCTTTACCTTAGGGCCAGTAAAAAATATAATTTAAAAATAGTGGAACAAGATACCGTAAAGTTGTTGCCTTTTTCTGTTACTTTAATTGAGAATTTACCTTTAAATACAGCTACTTCTGAGTATGGTTTGATAGAAGACAAAAATACAATGATCTTTACCAGTAACAGGGAAAATAAACAGCACCGTAACAAACATCAGTGGACAAAATTACCGTATTTGAGTTTGTATTCGGGAAGCACGGAAAAGCAGTATAAGAGTGCTATGGTCAAAGGAATTGAAAAGTTAGACTATAATGTATCCAGTCCTGTGTTTTCTAAAGACGGGAGAACCGTTTATTTTACGGTTAATGATCTTACCGGAAAAGATCACAAAAATGAAAAGTATGGCTTAAAGATCGTAAAAGCAACTATTGACGAAAAAGGAAACTGGGAAGATATTGTTTTTTTACCATTTAACAGTAACCAATACAATTGTGCTCATCCGGCTTTGAGTACAGATGAAAAGATACTGTATTTTTCTTCTGATATGCCCGGAGGTTACGGACAATCAGATATTTATGCAGTAGAAATTAACAAAGGGCAGTTCGGAACGCCGATAAATTTGGGGAACATAATAAATACATCCGGAAGAGAGACCTTTCCTGCCATAGAAGATAATTCAGGTTTGTATTTTGCTTCTGACGGAAGGATGACATTCGGAGGATTGGATATTTTTAAGGCAAAATTGTGGAACGGAATTGAGGTTTTGGATGTACTGTGTTTACCCGAACCTATAAATTCGTCATGGGATGATTTTGCCTATTACCGCAATCCGAATGCTGATTACGGATATGTGTCTTCAAACAGAGAAGGAGGTAAAGGCCTAGATGATATTTACAAATTTAACCTGAAAGCTCAAACAGGTATTGCAGCCACTTTACTGAATAAGATTAGCTCCGATCCGTTGGTTAATGCTACGGTAGCCTTGTATAATGAAAATTTTGAATTGATAGAAAAAACCTTAAGTGATGAAAAAGGTATTTTCAGATTTAAGAAATTAAACCTTACCGATATCTATATCCTCAGAGTCGAAAAGGATAAATATTTCACGGAAGAGCTGGTATATAACTTCGAGCAAGGTCTGCCTAGTGAGATATTTTTAGAACCAAAAGATCTGATTATTGAGCAAGGAGAAGATGTAGGAAAGAAACTTCAGATCAATGATATTTACTTTGACCTGGATCAATACAACATAACAAAAGAAGCCGAAGAAAAATTAGGCTTATTACTGGTTGTAATGGAACAATTTCCGGATATTTATATTGATATTCAATCTCATACCGATAGTCGGGCAGGGGACGAATACAATATGCAACTGTCAGAAAGAAGAGCGCAAGCGACAAAGAGTTGGTTAGTCGTAAACGGGGTGAGTGGTGATAGATTAAGGGCAAAAGGTTTTGGAGAAACCCGTTTGTTAAACCGTTGTTCAAACGGTGTAAATTGTAGTGAATCTGAGCATAAAGTAAATAGGAGAAGTGAATTTATTGTAAGATAA
- a CDS encoding N-acetylneuraminate synthase family protein, translating to MDNSLIYTIAEIGQAHEGSLGMLFSFIEALAETGVSAVKFQMHIPEAESSEHEPFRVKFSLEDNTRYDYWKRMSFTLDQWKMIKQKCDESGVVFLCSPFSNQAVDWLEEIGVTQYKIGSGEVNNLLMLEKIAQTGKPVILSSGMSSFAELDETVAFLRGKKSPFSILQCTTSYPTLPEQYGFNVIQELKERYGVKVGYSDHSANIATNIAAVAVGAEIIEFHAVFDRRQFGPDSKSSLTIDEIKELVHYVNNIKIALDHPVDKNRNETFKELKHIFEKSLAVNKDLPQGHQLSFADLEAKKPKGYGIDAALFSTVIGKKLRKPLKKWSFLNEEDLGHE from the coding sequence ATGGATAATTCCCTAATTTATACAATAGCCGAAATTGGCCAGGCACATGAAGGCAGTTTAGGCATGTTGTTTTCTTTCATTGAAGCCTTAGCAGAAACAGGAGTCAGTGCTGTAAAGTTTCAGATGCATATTCCTGAAGCCGAAAGCAGTGAACACGAACCTTTCCGGGTAAAGTTCTCATTAGAAGATAATACGCGTTATGACTATTGGAAAAGAATGAGCTTTACTCTGGACCAGTGGAAAATGATCAAACAGAAATGTGATGAATCAGGCGTAGTTTTTTTATGTTCTCCTTTTAGTAATCAGGCTGTTGACTGGTTGGAAGAAATCGGAGTAACACAATACAAAATAGGCTCGGGAGAAGTAAATAACTTACTTATGCTGGAAAAAATTGCTCAGACGGGTAAGCCTGTCATCTTATCATCCGGAATGAGCAGTTTTGCAGAACTGGACGAGACAGTTGCTTTCTTAAGAGGCAAAAAATCACCTTTCTCCATTTTACAATGCACAACTTCATATCCCACTTTACCGGAACAATACGGATTCAATGTTATTCAGGAACTAAAAGAACGTTATGGCGTAAAAGTGGGCTATTCAGACCATTCAGCTAATATCGCGACAAATATAGCAGCAGTAGCTGTAGGTGCTGAAATTATAGAATTTCATGCTGTATTCGACAGAAGACAATTCGGACCCGATTCAAAATCATCTCTGACTATTGACGAGATCAAAGAATTAGTTCACTATGTGAACAATATAAAAATAGCATTGGATCATCCTGTCGATAAAAACCGAAACGAAACATTTAAGGAATTAAAACATATCTTTGAAAAATCTTTGGCAGTGAATAAAGACCTGCCGCAAGGACATCAACTTTCATTTGCAGATCTGGAAGCTAAAAAGCCCAAAGGATATGGTATTGATGCCGCACTTTTCTCAACTGTAATCGGTAAGAAGTTGAGAAAGCCTTTAAAGAAATGGAGTTTCTTAAATGAAGAAGATTTAGGACATGAATAG
- a CDS encoding UDP-N-acetylglucosamine 2-epimerase, with protein MNRKRKIAVVVTARPSYSRVKTAIQAIKNHPELELQLIVAASALLDRYGSAVNYIKKDGFEIHAKVFNVLEGENLTAAAKTTGIGILELSTVFDNLKPDIVVTVADRFETMATAIAASYMNIPLAHIQGGEVTGNIDEKVRHAITKLADYHFVASESAKERVIKLGEEPDFVYNTGCPSIDLAKDVQTSNLDFDPYQKYGE; from the coding sequence ATGAATAGAAAAAGAAAAATAGCGGTAGTGGTTACCGCAAGACCATCTTATAGTAGAGTTAAAACAGCTATTCAGGCTATAAAAAACCATCCCGAACTGGAATTGCAACTTATTGTAGCGGCCTCTGCATTATTAGATCGCTACGGTTCAGCCGTGAACTATATTAAAAAAGACGGTTTTGAGATTCATGCAAAAGTTTTCAATGTGCTGGAGGGCGAAAACCTGACCGCTGCTGCAAAAACAACCGGAATAGGAATCTTAGAATTGTCAACGGTTTTTGATAATCTGAAACCGGATATCGTGGTTACTGTTGCAGATCGTTTTGAGACTATGGCAACGGCTATAGCTGCTTCTTACATGAATATTCCGTTAGCTCATATTCAGGGAGGAGAAGTAACAGGGAACATCGATGAAAAAGTGAGACACGCTATCACTAAATTGGCAGATTACCATTTTGTAGCTTCAGAAAGTGCAAAAGAGAGAGTGATAAAGTTGGGAGAAGAACCGGACTTTGTATACAATACGGGTTGCCCGTCAATTGACTTGGCTAAAGATGTTCAGACTTCAAATTTAGATTTCGATCCATACCAAAAATATGGGGAGTAG
- a CDS encoding response regulator — translation MDKSVKCIMLIDDNEMDNFVHERVIKKHNAAEHIVAKQSALEALHYLEAGNSEDGNFPNIIFLDINMPGMDGWEFLEEYGKLEDGLKDRKVVVILTTSENPEDFLKAKKAKELFSFKTKPLTKEILDDIIEGYLKKFN, via the coding sequence ATGGATAAAAGTGTAAAATGTATTATGTTAATTGATGACAATGAGATGGATAATTTTGTTCACGAAAGAGTGATAAAAAAGCACAACGCCGCTGAACATATTGTTGCCAAACAATCAGCACTGGAAGCCCTCCATTATCTCGAGGCCGGAAATTCGGAAGATGGGAATTTCCCTAATATCATTTTTCTGGATATAAACATGCCCGGAATGGATGGATGGGAGTTCTTAGAAGAATACGGAAAATTAGAAGATGGACTGAAAGACCGGAAAGTCGTAGTGATCTTGACAACATCTGAAAACCCGGAAGATTTTTTAAAGGCAAAGAAAGCAAAGGAGCTTTTCTCTTTTAAGACCAAACCTTTAACCAAAGAAATTTTAGATGATATAATAGAAGGCTATTTGAAAAAGTTTAATTAA